attttttttagaattaatatgTGCCCCCCAATAGTGTTTAGTcttccaaattgaaatatttaacctaggccaattttttaatttttaagaaatttttttaaaatgcagGTCCGTGTTCTCGACTCGGACAGGTTTGTCCGGGTCGAGAACACGGAGGTATaagaaggattttattttttttttttaaatgactctgTCCATCACTCTCATTTTAACCTAAaccaatattaatactatatattaactcttataaaattattgatggtttaaaataattaaatatgggTGATTGCCAAAGTCAAAGATAGAGTCATGTTTGAGCTATTTTTTTTGTgcaactaattttttttagtatcaaTATGTGCCCCCCAATAGTGTTTAGTcttccaaattgaaatatttaacctAGGCCAATTCATTATGTCTCTAATGCCATTTATCTCTTTCAGATCCTTCGTGCCTCGCAGCCATGCCTCGCAACTACCAGCCCAAGAACACCTCCAACCACGGACTGGACCAACTTGGAGAAGGCCTTTAATCACCGAGTTGAGACAGGCTGTAGTATCCGCACTGCTAGCAACCTTATTTTTGGAGTGAAACCTTCGACTCTTGGGGTAAGCTTGAATAAATCTAAGCCCTCTTAAATTGTAATTTATATGGGTAGGCCTAGGCTAGCCAAAGAACTTACCTTTTATTTCAGGCCTATGGGTAAGAACTTTACTTTCCATTTAGCCTATAGGGCCTATGCTCCCCACTttacctttgttttatttttttcaggatgCTTTCACTCGGTCCCTCAAGGAGAGTTGCTGGGAAGGACGTTTCGTGCCAAAAGGCCAGCGAAACGTCAGCCGAACTCAAAGGTTTTCCACCGATGCGCAGGAACTCTTAATCGAGGAATACTCGATAAAGATTGCGCGCATGTTCTACGGCCTGCCGACGAGAGCTTTCAGGAGATGGTCCTGAAGTATGCAGAGGCTGTTGGCAGCCCGGCTATTCCTGATGTCTGGAGGAGGGAAGGTATGGCCACCCGTGACTGGTATTACGGGTATATGTTCCGTCATCCAAAGCTTGCACTGAAGGCTCCGGAGGGCATGTCACTTTCGCGCGCGATAGCTTTCAACCGCGTAAATGTTGAAGTCTTCTTCAAGGCTTACGTGGAAGCTGTCGAGCGACACAGTTTCATGCCAGCCAGGATCTTCAACTTGGATGAGAGTGGCTTTGTCCACTGTGATGAAGCCATGTAAGGTTGTTTTGCGAGAGAGGTCGTCCTGTTGCTTCGCAGGTTGCTCGGGAGAGAGGCAATCATATGACTTTCGTGGGGATTGTTAATGCTGCAGGGCATGGTTTCCCTCCAGTGTTTATCATCGCACGAAAGAAGATGAATGCTGATTTTCAGAGAGGGACTACTCCTGGAACCACAGTGCTCTTGCAGGCTAACGGTTGGATGGACCATGAGCGTTTCGTGCAGACACTCCGTGCATCTCCATAAGGTGTCTTATTCTTCAGTGGAGAATAAGATACTGCTGATAATGGACAATGCCGAGTGTCACATGAGCATTCATGCAGTTGAGTATGCGATACAGCATGGCATCGTAATTGTCACGCTGCCACCTCATACTACAGCCAAACTCCAGCCATTAGATGTAAGTGTCTTTGGCCCCTTCAAGTCTGTCCTGCGATCAATTCAGGACGATTTCAAGCTCTCAAACCCTCACGTGCCCATTACGGAACATATGTTGCCAGAGATGGCGTGCAAGGCCTGGGACAAGGTTTGTAATGTCACCAATCACCAATGGGTTTCGCGCTACTGGCATCTTTCCCGTCAACCGCAACATCTTTCCAGATGATGCGTTTCTTGGGGCAGAAGTCACAGAGCAGGCCcctcctgatgatgatgatgatcatttgCCACAAACTCTTGCCGCTCCCTTGACACCATGTTCATCGGAGCCTGACCAACCTCAGCCTGGGACCATCTGGAAATAGGTAGGATGTCACCAGCCTTCTCTGCTTCAGCGGCTAGCACTCCTGAAGCAGCACCCCAACCTCGGCGGACTCCAACTCCAACACCTTCATCTCCTTCAAACCTTGACATCACTCCCGAAGCTGTGCAGCCCTACCCGAAGGCTCCTCCCCGCCCTCCTGCCAGAGGGCGCAAGAAGATCCGCGCCTGCATCCTGACTGAGGATGAGGAGGCTCTTGGCCAGCtgcgggagaaggaggagaagaaagcagtcagagaggagaagaagcggaggttggaggagaagaagagagagcaggAGGCACGACAGGCAGCAAAGAGGAGGAGGTCTGAGGCAGTTGAGGCGAGCAGCAGTGATGAGGAGGCTGCCGACAATCCTGCACTGTGTGACGACTCATCTGAATATTCAGATGAGTTCGCAGAAGACCTTGAGCATGATGCTGCCTCCTATCCTTTCGTCCAGAAGGAGCCAGAGGTGagggacttttttttaatatttcaaaatttgtagCCTATCCTAGCCTAGATTATGTTCATCTATTGCATAAGCAAGTCTAAAAGAAAATTCTATTGTAATTGTCAAATTTAGTAGCCtagctgaatggcctttgattccccagtgcttggttttAAAGCCAAATTCccttattcattcattccatattaattctttttttttcatttttttaaagccaaattattccttattcattcattccatattaattctttttttttcatttttttttttttccctcccccaGGTGGGTGACTTTGTCCTGGTGCAGCTTGTCTTCCAGAAGAAGAGGTCTGAGGACCTTGTCCACTTTGTGGGCAAGGTCATTTCCCTGGAGACAGACGGCCGGCTGGAGTTGGACTTCTTGAGGATCAAGTCGCCCTTGCTGAAGGACACCTTCCACTTCCCAGCCATCGGGGATGTCGACAGTGTCGACCGCAGCAGGGTGTTGGGGGTCCTTACAGTCAGCACGGGGACCACCCAACGACAAGCAAAGCTCATCAAGGTCCTCCCTCCCTTGAGGGGCTTTAATATGCATTAGTTTAGTAATTAGTTTAGTCattagtttttatagtttttttatacatatatatttttttttacattgagaTTTTGctaccatatttttttattaaaattgagATTTTGCTACCAATTGTTTTATTCCACCTTTGCAGTGTCATGTTTCTGGATGTTCttagttaaaaacaatataaaacattggtgtAAGTGTGTTTTTGGGTGGACCGCAAACATCCGTCCGGGTTGAGACCACAACCCCGTCCGGGTCGTGAACACGCGGATCGGTCGACCTGTACAGAGAATTTCTGGATTTTAAAAACGGCTGTAAAACCAATACTATGATATCTACAGATATGAAACTCATAACATAGATGGGGAATTAGTTAAGCTTTCTTTTAAGCACAAAATCTCTCCTGTagctctataattttttttttttatgaatattattcattttactgtccgGGTCGTGAACATcacccctctatatatatatctattatatatatatatatatatataattatatatatatatatatatatatatatatatatatatatatatatatatatatatatattctgatatatatatatatatatatataatatatatatatatatatatatatatatattatatatattatatataatatatatatatatatatatatatatatatatatatatatatatatatatattatgataataaagatatatatatatatatatatatatatatatatatatatatatatatatatatatatatatatatatataaatatatatatatatatctatatatatctatatatatatatatatatatatctatatatatatatatatatatatatatatatctaatatatatatatatatatatatatatatatatatatatatctatatatatatatatatatatatatatataatatatatatatatatatatatatatatatatatatatattatatctatatctatatatatatatatatatatattactatatatatatatactatatatcatatatatatatatatatataatatatatataatatatatctctatataatcatatatatatatatatatatatatatatatatataatatctctatatatatatatcttatatatatatatatatatataatatatatatctatctatatattatatatctatatatactatctatatattatatatatatatatactactatgttGTAACCAATAGagaaaatggccttttaggtctaatgggcaggtaaaacgaacagttatgttaaagttataaactgctggtaaattaagttaaatacctatatttaggctaaaattctatcatgatttaagctaaataatatactatttttgaacaattagtaaacaagagatattattagtattatcattattaaaaaataataataatataaaggatgCATTATTACCATGaaacttaattaataataataaataataataataataataataataataatcaatgcaTGTAATTCCGAtggttgtccataaagtcttagaatattctgttatataactagaatctcataagactagaatcttgtcttataattagaaatctgtgtcaaaagactatcattaatctggtatcataagactaaatctatcatatagctagaatctcatgtcttataactagaactcttcaagaacttttgacttgtgcaatcttttatgtaaaaaatacaaataagaagagGTAAACTACGTATCTCAGGGAACTTTCACCGCTgccgggcatttgtcattatcattaagataggtgtggcgGGAATGCAGAACAacccaagacctgttgaccttagcttgactcactcacggagaggaaaagttttttttttttttttttggaatgagctgttaatcaggacatattaaaaaaagatagaccgattTCCCTTCAAACAAACACGGTGAAACTGGATTGAGCTAGTTCtcagtacatataaaatgaaagtgttgatagcctcgggcggtatactatgtacgcctgcacacatgattatgcatggtgatttgtatataaataggttggtttccttaatcacagctcattcggaacagacggctacaggtcagcaatctagaattaaggtaagtaaaattttagacgaCAATCCTAAGTACCTTATTGGCCCAGTGAACAGCGTATACTTTACTTACGCTTAGTAACAACTAACGggtggaacaggcaaagtctatgtattattaattaataagtctattttataaCGTGAACAACACTGGAGTATTGTGCTGTCGAACACTTTCACTGTCGCGTTATAGTGGCCTTGACAGTGAGACGAAATTCCTAGAAGTTTGTAGATATACGATTCTTTGCGTTTGGTCTAATTTTGTTGTGAGATACTACgaactagctttatgttaaaatactatatatatatttagctcaatgtgtcagtagagaagggataaagagagagggagatagagagagagagatagagagatttacGATTGTCTATCGTCGTCGGCTTTCGGCAAAGCGCCGAGATAACGGTAGTGACAGACTGAAAGCAGGATGCGTACCTACAGTTCGTTACCTAAGcataatttccaggtgaattaaaagtggtcaaaattagctataagaggagaaatattacatttcttgtacagaaatctttcctaaatattgagttaattactcaaactgtgcaaagtaaaaggagagaaaattgtagaagacaaaatttgtctcgttgagagagagagagagaatattttggtttgaaatcagatgttctaaccgagattatttcgccattgtataagtataataataataataattacgtcccTAATGCAAATCGCATCGCAACTTGCTATTTTACAAGTGTGCGTTTGTCCTCGAAAGCATTTCAtacacgaacgaacgaacgaacgaacgaacgaacgaccgccgccgccgctgctacaaacataaacaaaacacacaatatgGCGGCTGGTGATGCTAGCTACTACTGATTGACGTAGCTCTTCTTTTTTTCATGCTCATAAACGGGGTTTCCcgtaagtttttgaaaaatacacCAGTGTAGCACATCTTGTAACAGCCTAACAATTCCTGGACGATAATGTTATATCAGTGGTGTGGTTATACTTAAAAGTGTTACGATACATCACTGCTTCGGCCATTTCAAAATGCGCCAGCCAATAAGAAAGTGATTTAACTTGTATGTGTGATACCAGCTCAAATACGTAGGCATGTCTtagaacaaaccaacaaagtttGTGAGAGACATTGCCGAAATACTGTTTTCAGAAGTGGCAATAGTGTAAAATAAACCACatggtacagagtggaccatgtataATCACGGTATACCACCATCCTCCTAGCATCGGAGATGATGAGCATCAGACGGctcgacttgttgttggtgataaacggagctaaagaccttttCTACTCCGATGTCAGGAGGATGCGTTATAATGAGCTAATGGTGGTATACcgtgattgtacatggtccactctgtaccatGTGGTTTATTTTACACTATATCAAGTGATATGAGAAAAACAAATACTTAAAAGTCTATATAAAAGAATGACGAGTTCCTGGAGGCACCTTTATGGCCAAACCTAGAACAGTAATgaacttttaaaaattctttatcaaATTTCTAGAATGATTAAAAAGAGTCTTaacattctaaaaaatatttgtattgttttcctatcctatctttattattattattattattaaaaaaatcctatACTATCCCAATATATCACCAATAGCTGTTTAGTAAAAATATTCCTAGCCAAATGTATAAATTCAATTGTGCTGTGGTCGATACTAATAGGTCCATGCTCtgtaactatattgaaaataacattttcagtattccTAAAACCTTTTCATCTAATATGGTATAAATTTAAGCTGTGTGATTAGCACTGATGCAGAGAGGATTTTCTCTTACAGTGAATCTGAATAAATATCTCTACACAGACTTGCTCTTGCTTGCTTAGCACTAAAGAAACACGAGCTGTCATAATGATGCGGCAGCAGTGTAGTAGtcctattttgctagtatatCTAAAGTGTGTGTACTCATCTACCATCGTAATACTTGGGGTAAAATTAGGCAAAGAGCGATCGATACTGGCTACCCTCTCTAGGCTTCTttagaaatcgttaaggatagtccaaagttaggtagtaggttagttaagaggccaagcaagtcctaataagttttccatgaagaattttatatttatcaaaaatattcatatttccttattcaaagcTAGATTAGCTAATCTCTGGTAGGTCTTTTTAATCTAAGAGATCATATGTATAGAATACAAGAGCACTACTACTTCAGTTAACAATCATCATCTTTTTGAAAAGGTTATTTGAATAGTGAAAATGATTTTCCCAGAAACCCTTGCAACTAtacttaaacttttttcaaaaacACTCGAATGGAGAATACAGTTGAAAAGACTGAATTTGATCGAtaggtatactatatgatatatgaaccTAGAATAAAAGTCGACTCTGTTTTATTCGGCATTTCTAACAACCTTTTCATAAACTTAGCCTATATGGTATTGTGTTAGAAACTTTCGACTTGTTGTTAAATAAAGGCGAATGATTGACTGACTATTCAACgtgcaattattattactattatgaaaacaattttataatccgcaacgatgcagatgagattactccttgcgactatttacaaataacttttgaatgaagaatacagttattattcttttgaaaaaccTGAATTTGATCGACGGGTATATGTAAACCTAGAatgaaagtttacttttttttttattcatttctaacaaccttttcataaacttagcctatatggtattgtgttagagactttcgacttgttgttaaataaaggtgaatgattgactgactattcaacttgcaattattaacaattttataaTCTGCAACGATGCAGACGAGATTACTCCTTgcaactacttaaactttttaaaatgacttttgaataaagaatagttattaatctttttgaaaaaacttatgatagagaaatgatttttacatatatatatatagatataactcctgaataaaaatgcagttattaatcctttttgacaaaaactatttgaatagagaaattGTTTTTTCCCATCCTTGTTGCGACTTNNNNNNNNNNNNNNNNNNNNNNNNNNNNNNNNNNNNNNNNNNNNNNNNNNNNNNNNNNNNNNNNNNNNNNNNNNNNNNNNNNNNNNNNNNNNNNNNNNNNNNNNNNNNNNNNNNNNNNNNNNNNNNNNNNNNNNNNNNNNNNNNNNNNNNNNNNNNNNNNNNNNNNNNNNNNNNNNNNNNNNNNNNNNNNNNNNNNNNNNNNNNNNNNNNNNNNNNNNNNNNNNNNNNNNNNNNNNNNNNNNNNNNNNNNNNNNNNNNNNNNNNNNNNNNNNNNNNNNNNNNNNNNNNNNNNNNNNNNNNNNNNNNNNNNNNNNNNNNNNNNNNNNNNNNNNNNNNNNNNNNNNNNNNNNNNNNNNNNNNNNNNNNNNNNNNNNNNNNNNNNNNNNNNNNNNNNNNNNNNNNNNNNNNNNNNNNNNNNNNNNNNNNNNNNNNNNNNNNNNNNNNNNNNNNNNNNNNNNNNNNNNNNNNNNNNNNNNNNNNNNNNNNNNNNNNNNNNNNNNATTCCTAGCTAAACATTGGCGTCGTCCCGCGGCAAACACaagacaagcgcctcagtggcgtgatcggtatggtctttgcctgccacctcggtggtaggCTGCGATGTTCGAGTTctggggcattccactgaggtgtagatagatgtgtatttctggcgatagaggttaaactttcgacgtggttcggaagtcacttataaagccgttggtcccgttgctgaataaccactgcgttttcagcaacgtaaaagcaccatacaattaaacaaacacaaagaCACATCCCGGGTCTTAAGCAAAGTTTTGAcagatcgtctctctctctctctctctttctctctttctctctctctctctctctctctctctctctctcatttcgaagTCACTTTTCTGAACATAAAAGTTCCGCCTATGGTCTAACTCGTGAcactatttattatctttttattacgCATTTTCGCTTTTGAAGTAATCATATTATCCACGCTTACGCTTCCGGTAATTACCAAGTGATTAATGAGCATTTTGATACAGTTAATCGCACGTGTCATTAATAATCAAGAAAACAGGTTAATGAAACTGATTAATATTAGTCTGTCAATTTTCACGATAATGATTATCAGTATTCATCACAGTGATGATGTACGCATTACGTAATGTAACGTTAATTGACCTTATTACGGGAAGGTGTCATTTAATTTAGGGTGTTCATTagtcatattattaattttaaagtcACGTATTTCACGCGTAACTTTAATAAGCTGTCATTTTTGTCTAATCGTATCCCTTATTCAGCAATGTTTCtttgcttccatcttactttcttcaatacacctttcaaaccttttattgtcgacttccgtctcagcgctgaatgacttcatacgtcccagtgcttggcctttggcctaaaccctATGTTCAGTTTAATTTATTCCTCGTAAAATAGTGACTACTATTAAATTTgttgataagtaaaaaaaaaaaaaaaagaaaacgactgaATTTACAGCAACTCTAgagaatgggaaaaaaaaggaaaaaaattgtttaataaaattaatgtattaaaatcgttacacttttcaaactaaAAATGTTCTTTGCATTTCTGTTTATTAGTATTTTACGAAATCAAGTGAGTATATTACgcaactattttttttcctttactgaaAGGGCTgtaaatactgatatatatatatatatatatatatatatatatatatatatatatatatatatatatatatatatatatatatatatgtgtgtgtgtggttgttgtgtggtgtgtatatatatatataatatatatataatatatatatatataatatatatatattatattatatatctattacatatagctacatgcatacaatatatatataaatatatatgtatatatatctatatatatatatatatatatatatatcatattatctatatatatatatatgttaaattttaatagttatatatatatatatatatatatatatatagacggtcAAAACATCGAATAGGAGAGAAAGCAAACGAGCGCTGTCCTGTTTTGGAAAAGGTTGATTATATATCCACATTCCGCTCAGGCCGCCATGTTTTGCCGCGGTCACTTGTCCCCGACAAAAAGAAGAACCTAAggcctattttatttttaaaattaaaataggaAACCGCTGGCTAACTTACTGCGTGACGAGTGTATCAGACATTTGCCCAGAACACTGATTGAACGTTACGTAGGTCTAAGTGATGAGTGAACGAACCCATTACCGATGTAAGCGCTGAGTTTAccgttgttatttttatattcaaagtCAAGGTTTATAGAATACATATTCTAGAGAATTTGCTTAGAGTATTTACGGTCCTGGGGCACGGGGCTCTGGCTGTTTAGAATGCATAATCTAGAGACTTTGTCTAAAGTCACTGCGTATTTCAGTCGAGGCATAGCAAGCAAAGTCGTTTCCATAACTACAGATCCTCAGATAATCACGGATGAACCAGAAATGCATCATATGCAGCGGCTTATCCATTCCGAGTCTTTTCACATTCATATAATACGCTCATCTGTTTCTGAAAGTATAATTAACTGGAAAAATATGAAGCCCGAAGAAAGGATCCAGGGTTGTATTATGTGGAATACTTCTTAGAGATTGTTCTTGCTTATGATCACAGTGGTATTAAATGATAAACGAAGAAATCTAAACTACATCCATTTTGTTCAGTCAATACCGTTACCGGTTTTTCTCTCGCGTTATTTTCAGTTCAGTGGTGTCGTTTTTATTGTCGATACCCTCTACGTTTTCTTTATGTCGCTTCCCGTTTTCTTTACGCAAGTGGTTGTTCAGTGGAGTTGTTATTACTGTCGATACCCTCCACGTTTTCTTTAAGATGTCGCTTCCCGTTTTGTTTCTTCATGTAACTGATTGTTCAGTTGTGTTTTTTATTATGGTCGTCTTCCTCTACGTTTTCTTTATATCCCTTCCCGTTTTCTTCACTCATCTGGTTGTTCAGCGGTACTTTTATTACTGTCGATACCCTCTACGTTTTCTTTATTCCCCTCCCGTTTTCTTCATACAGCAAGTCGTTCAGTTGTGTTTTTATTATGGTCGTTATCCTCtacgttttctttatttcccttcccGTTTTCTTCACGCAACTAGTTCGGTTGTGTCATTTTTATTGTCGTCGTCCTCTACGTGTTCTTTATTTCCCTTCCCTTTTCATACAGCAAGTCGTTCGGTAGTGTCGTTATTATTGTCGTTAACCTATacgttttctgtatttcccttcccGTTTTCTTCATGCAACTGCGTCTACCGTTTTCCGACTGGTCTGTGAGACGGCCACCCGTTCTCATACAGCTTTACCTAAGGAAATCTTTATCCGGCCTGGAAATCCTTATTGGAAACGAAGGATATTTCCAGGGACATTCGAATTTCCATGAATGCTGGTCACATTCAGTTATCCACATGGAATAGGGTTGGCTGGTTCTCTTTACGTCAGGCGAATATCGTATAATTCTACGCTCTATCGAGTCTTTCCAATGTCTTCTCATTTGCGTTTCGTGACGGCTGGAAAATTGCTTGAGTTGGGGCTTTCCGTTAAGCAGCTGATGGTCAATTTAGGTAGAAATGTTTTCATGTTGTTTTAGTTTCCagttccttttagttttctgcaaaagaaaactattgtgcgggCTTccccagatcttagaaactactgaggctagagggctgcaaattggtatgttgatgacccatcctccagtcatcaaacataccaaattgcaaccctctagtcgcagtagtttttgttttgatttaaggttgaagttagccttGACCATACTTGGTGTGCGGGCTTtct
This is a stretch of genomic DNA from Macrobrachium nipponense isolate FS-2020 chromosome 38, ASM1510439v2, whole genome shotgun sequence. It encodes these proteins:
- the LOC135209433 gene encoding uncharacterized protein LOC135209433; translation: MSPAFSASAASTPEAAPQPRRTPTPTPSSPSNLDITPEAVQPYPKAPPRPPARGRKKIRACILTEDEEALGQLREKEEKKAVREEKKRRLEEKKREQEARQAAKRRRSEAVEASSSDEEAADNPALCDDSSEYSDEFAEDLEHDAASYPFVQKEPEVGDFVLVQLVFQKKRSEDLVHFVGKVISLETDGRLELDFLRIKSPLLKDTFHFPAIGDVDSVDRSRVLGVLTVSTGTTQRQAKLIKVLPPLRGFNMH